In Rhodococcus pseudokoreensis, the DNA window CGCCGAGGACAAACTCGACGAACTCGGGCTCGAGCCGATGGGTTTCCTCACCGGGTGGGCCGCCGCCGGGTGCGAACCGGCACTGATGGGACTCGGCCCGGTCGCCGCCGCGTCGAAGCTGTTCCGCCGCACCGGTGCGAGTTTCGACGACTTCACGCTGATCGAGCTGAACGAGGCGTTCGCCTGTCAGGTGCTCGGGGTCCTGAAGGAGTGGGGTTTCGAAGACCGGGACCGCCTCAACGTCAACGGGTCCGGCATCTCGCTCGGGCACCCGATCGGCGCCACGGGCGCACGGATGACGACCACCGCGCTGCATGAGCTGAAGCGGCGTGGCGGCGGCAAGGCGCTCGTCACCATGTGCATCGGCGGTGGGCAGGGAATGGCCGCCGTCGTCGAGGGTGTCTAACCCCGGCTGAACCGGGCGTCCGCCGGCTCCGATGCCGGGGCCGGCGGACGCGACATCACGTTGTTGACGAGCAGCGCCGCGAAGACGACCGCGCAGCCGACGGCGCCGACGGCGAGAGCGGTCTTGATCCCACCCTCGGTGGGGTGCAGGTCCGGTGCCAGGTTCGCGGCGAGCACCGCGCCCGCGACCGCGCTGCCGAACGAGCCGCCGACGGTGCGCAGCACCTGGTTGAAGCTCACGGCACTGCCGAGTTCGGTGTCCGCGACACTGCGGGCGATCAGGGCAGGCATCGCCGCGTACGTCATACCCATTCCCAACCCGAACCCGAACATGCCGGTCAGGATTTCCCACAGTTCGTCGTGGGCGAACCAGAGGAGCACGCTCGAGGCCGTCACGAGGCCCGCGCCGGAGAGCAGCAGCGTCCGCATACGCACCCGCTGCGAGAGCACGCGCACGAGTCGGTTCGCGCTGAAACTCGCCACCGACAGCGGAAGCATCACGAATCCGGCCCAGAACAGCGGCAGCGCGATGCCGTATCCGGTGGAGGCGGGCGCCTGGGCGATGAGACTGCCGATCGAGAGTCCGATGTACATCGTGGCGCCGAGACCGATCGCGGTGCTGTTCGCGACCAGCACGTCGCCGTTGCGCAGCACCCGCAGGTTGATCAGCGGATTCGCGGTGCGCAGTTCCACGACGCACCACAGCGTCAGCAGTATCGCCGCCGCGGCGAAGAATCCGACGGTCCACGGCGAGGTCCATCCCCACCGCGAGCCCTCGCTGACGCCGACGAGCAGTGCCGCGAGACCCGTTCCCACCAGCAGCGCGCCGGGGACGTCGAGAGTGCAGCGAGGTGCCCGCTCGTCCGGTCCCGCGGGAATCACCCGCCAGACGACGACGATGGTGGTGATCAGGAACAGGGCCGCGAACCAGAAGGCGAAGCGGAACCCGAGAAGGTCGGCGAGGATGCCGGTCAGGGGGTAACCGAGCCCGAGGCCGGTGGTCA includes these proteins:
- a CDS encoding MFS transporter, giving the protein MHPSTESVTRPRLLPALAYAALTTAVVSSLGMLLVPTISQDMHVEVSTGQWMLTVNLLVGAIATPIMGRLSDGPHKKRLLLCSLATILIGSIIAASAPNFTVFLIGRALQGLTYGIVPVTIALARRYLPDSQARVGISSLSVTVTTGLGLGYPLTGILADLLGFRFAFWFAALFLITTIVVVWRVIPAGPDERAPRCTLDVPGALLVGTGLAALLVGVSEGSRWGWTSPWTVGFFAAAAILLTLWCVVELRTANPLINLRVLRNGDVLVANSTAIGLGATMYIGLSIGSLIAQAPASTGYGIALPLFWAGFVMLPLSVASFSANRLVRVLSQRVRMRTLLLSGAGLVTASSVLLWFAHDELWEILTGMFGFGLGMGMTYAAMPALIARSVADTELGSAVSFNQVLRTVGGSFGSAVAGAVLAANLAPDLHPTEGGIKTALAVGAVGCAVVFAALLVNNVMSRPPAPASEPADARFSRG